In Clostridium sp. SY8519, one genomic interval encodes:
- the ftsX gene encoding permease-like cell division protein FtsX, with protein MKLNTFGYVLRQGLKNIWRNKMFSIASIATMAACIFLFGVFFSLVTNFQHVVKGVEQDVAVTVFFDDGLPQDKIDKIGMAIAGRDEVQSYTYVSPEDAWEQYKAEYFQGNEEAAAGFDKDNPLANSANYQIYIKNIEEQSTLVSYLESLDGVSKVQQSESVANTLTDLNRLISVVSGVIILILICVAIFLISNTVRIGIAVRREEIGIMKIIGATNFFVRAPFIVEGILIGLIGSVIPLGVLYYGYGKIVMYIGAKFQFLDNIIQFLPEGTIFRILIPIGLILGLGIGYIGSRITVRRHINV; from the coding sequence ATGAAGCTTAATACATTCGGTTATGTACTGCGTCAGGGTCTGAAGAATATCTGGCGCAACAAGATGTTTTCCATTGCCTCCATTGCCACCATGGCAGCCTGTATTTTCCTGTTCGGCGTGTTTTTTTCACTGGTGACGAATTTTCAGCATGTAGTCAAAGGCGTGGAGCAGGATGTGGCAGTCACGGTATTTTTCGATGACGGCCTGCCCCAGGATAAAATTGATAAGATCGGCATGGCGATTGCCGGTCGGGATGAAGTGCAGAGCTATACCTACGTATCTCCGGAAGATGCCTGGGAGCAGTATAAGGCGGAGTATTTCCAGGGGAATGAAGAAGCCGCGGCAGGTTTTGACAAGGACAACCCGCTGGCCAATTCGGCAAACTACCAGATCTACATCAAAAACATTGAAGAACAGAGTACCCTGGTAAGTTATCTGGAGTCGCTGGACGGCGTCAGCAAAGTCCAGCAGTCGGAATCCGTGGCAAATACGCTGACGGATCTGAACCGCCTGATCAGCGTGGTGTCCGGCGTGATTATCCTGATTCTGATCTGCGTCGCGATCTTCCTGATCAGCAATACCGTGCGTATCGGAATTGCGGTCCGCCGGGAGGAAATCGGCATTATGAAAATCATAGGCGCCACGAATTTCTTCGTGCGTGCGCCGTTTATTGTGGAAGGAATCCTCATCGGCCTGATCGGATCCGTGATCCCGCTGGGAGTCCTCTATTACGGATATGGCAAGATCGTTATGTACATCGGCGCGAAATTCCAGTTCCTGGACAACATTATCCAGTTCCTGCCGGAGGGCACCATCTTCCGGATCCTGATTCCGATAGGCCTGATTCTCGGTCTGGGCATCGGATACATCGGCAGCCGGATTACGGTGCGCCGCCATATAAATGTGTAA